The Falco rusticolus isolate bFalRus1 chromosome 5, bFalRus1.pri, whole genome shotgun sequence genome has a segment encoding these proteins:
- the BPGM gene encoding bisphosphoglycerate mutase, producing MAKYRLVLLRHGEGAWNKENRFCSWVDQKLSSDGIKEAQNCGKHLKALGFEFDLVFTSVLSRSIQTAWLILEEMGQEWVPIQSSWRLNERHYGALIGLNRAEMALNHGEEQVRMWRRSYDVTPPPITESHPYYEEIYNDRRYKCSDVSQDNLPKAESLKDVLDRLLPYWNEKIVPELKSGKMILISAHGNSSRALLKHVEGISDEDIINVTLPTGVPILLELDEDLHPLGPHQFLGDQEAIQAAIKKVEDQGKVKSAEK from the exons ATGGCTAAGTACAGACTTGTTCTCCTAAGACATGGGGAAGGAGCCTGGAACAAGGAGAATCGCTTCTGCAGCTGGGTGGACCAGAAGCTGAGCAGTGATGGGATAAAGGAAGCTCAGAACTGTGGCAAACACCTTAAAGCTCTGGGCTTTGAGTTTGACCTTGTCTTCACGTCTGTACTCAGCCGCTCCATCCAGACTGCATGGCTTATCCTGGAAGAGATGGGCCAAGAATGGGTGCCCATTCAGAGTTCCTGGCGACTTAATGAGCGTCACTATGGCGCACTGATTGGTCTCAACAGAGCAGAAATGGCTCTGAATCATGGGGAGGAGCAAGTGAGAATGTGGAGGAGAAGCTATGATGTTACCCCACCTCCCATAACAGAATCTCATCCTTACTATGAAGAGATATACAATGATCGCCGGTATAAATGCAGTGATGTCTCTCAGGATAATCTCCCAAAGGCTGAAAGTCTAAAAGATGTGCTTGATAGACTCCTTCCATATTGGAATGAAAAGATAGTGCCAGAACTGAAAAGTGGCAAAATGATTCTTATCTCTGCTCATGGTAacagcagcagggcactgcTGAAGCATGTGGAAG gCATCTCCGATGAGGACATCATCAATGTTACTCTCCCCACTGGTGTGCCTATACTTCTGGAACTTGATGAGGATCTGCACCCTCTGGGCCCTCATCAGTTTCTGGGTGATCAAGAAGCTATCCAAGCTGCCATCAAAAAAGTGGAAGATCAAGGGAAAGTAAAATCTGCTGAGAAGTAA